TATGTCCCTTCTTCAGACCAAGTATGCGGACACGCTGGACGATAAAGCGCAGCAGTACATCCGTTTTGCAGTGGATGGAGCAAAGCGGCTTACGCAGATGATTAATGACATTCTCGAATATTCCAGAATTGGTTTTGATCCTGATATGTTCGAAATGATCTCCATCAAGGATTTAGTGGAGGAAGTGATCAAATTAAAGTCTGATGTGATCAGTAATTCAGGAGTCAAATTTGACATTGGTCCCCTACCCACCATCAATACCATCCGGGTTCCAATCAAAATTGTGTTCCAAAATTTAATCGGGAACGCCATCAAATACATCACCCCAGGTCAGGAGATTTTAATCACGATTCAAGCCCGAGAACTGGAAGATTACTGGGAATTTGCTGTAAAAGACAATGGAATAGGCATTGACCCTCAATATTTGGAGCAAATTTTTGACCTTCTCAAAAGGCTTCATCCAAAAAGCCAATATCCAGGAACGGGAATGGGATTATCTACCTGTCGAAAAATAGTAACTCAATTTGGAGGTAAAATCTGGGCCGAATCCTCCCCTGGAAATGGAAGTACTTTTTTCTTTACACTGAAAAAAGTTTCGCCGACAACCAATTCTCATTAAACACGGAGATTTTTCACCGTATCATTTCATTCGCATTAAATACTGTGGATTGATTTGAAATCAATTTTTCTGGAGGATTGAGTTAAAAAGTAAACCTTCAAACTTTTCTAAATCTGGGATTTTCTAAGTAATTAGAGAAAAACTTGGCTTTCGAACTCTATGCGAAAAGACAGTACTAATTTTCATATTCTAGTCATTGAAGACAACCTCGGTGATTACTTTTTGATTGAAGAATATTTCTCAGAACATTTCTTTCACCATCAATTGGTGCACGTCGAGACATTTCAAGCGGCCAAACAAAAATTGTCAGAAAGCAAACATGATTGGGATGCAATTTTCTTGGATTTGTCTCTGCCTGACCATGCAGGTGAAAAACTTATCGTCGATATACTCCATTTAGCCGTTGGGGTTCCTGTAATTGCCTTGACAGGATTTTCTGATTTGGATTTCAGCATCAAGTCCCTTTCGCTGGGAATTTCTGACTACCTCCTCAAAGATGAGCTCAACTCACCTATTCTTTACAAAACACTCATCTATGCGATCGAGCGAAAAAAGATCGTTTCTAGACTTCAACAATCGGAAAAAAAGTACAGTGACTTGTTTCAGGTAAGCCCGATTGCCATGTGGGTCTTTGACCGTCAATCCAAAAAAATAGTGGATGTCAATCACGCAGCAGTTAATCAATACGGCTATTCCAAAGAGGAATTTTTAGAGCTCGAACCTTTGTCACTCTGGGAAAATCCAGATTTTAATTCCTTAGAAATCATGCTTCAGGATAGCCGAGCCAACAAAACACTGGAAGAAAAATCACACGTCCATTTCAAAAAAAATGGAGAGAAGATTATCGTTAAAATCGACTCATCCCCCATCTTTTTCAATGATATCCAAGGAGATTTAATCCTGGTAGACGATATCACAGAAAAAACCAGATATATCGAGACGATCGAAAATCAAAACAAAACATTTCATGAAATCGCATGGATTCAGTCGCATGTCGTCAGAGCTCCATTGGCAAGACTCATGGGCATCGTCAATCTGCTCGAAACAGACCACAAAATGGAGCCTCAAGAGGTTACTGAAATGCTAAACTTTATCAAATCATCCGCTTTCGAACTAGACAAAATAATCCGAGAAATCAGCCAAAAATCCGAATCTATTGTAAATCAAAATGGATCAGAACCCGAATCACCCCGAATTAATCCTGATTGACGATGACGAAATTTTATTGGTCATCTTAGAAAAAATGATCTTGATAGTAATTCCAAACTGTTCGATCAAGTCATTCGCAACAGGTACCGCCGCGCTCGATTATCTAAAAGGAATTGAGGATGAGCTAACTCCTCGATTTTTGCTTATAGATATAAATCTGAAAGACATGTTGGGTTGGGAATTTATTTCCCAAGCAGAAGTATTGAATTCAACTAACTTCAAATCGATCGTAATTACCTCATCAGTGAGCGAAAGCAATCCTGTTATTGCAAAACAATACGAATCAGTGATTGGCTTTTTTGAAAAACCGCTCACCATGGATGTAATTCAAAAAATTGTCCAACTTATCCAATCCTATTAAATTCATATAAAGCGCTTTTTGATCTCATAAAAAAAGAACCAAATTGTAAGAATCATATCGGTTCAAACCCAGTAAACCTAAAAACTATGAAACAATTGACCGTACTCATCACCGGTGGGGCAAGCGGCATAGGACTCGCAATGGTCAAAAAATTTGCCGCCGAGGGTCACCACGTATTTTTCATTGATCGTAATCCGGTCGAAGGTTTAAAACTTCAAATGGAAGAACATGAAAAAGGCTTTTCAGTCAAATTTTTAGAAGGGGATATCACAGATTATCAGCAGGTAGAAAAACTTATCGCCACGATTCCAGGAAAACTGAATGTCCTCATCAACAATGCTGGAATTTCACATATCGGAACAGCAGAATCTACCTCGGAGGAGGATTTTGACCGCGTATATGCTGTCAATGTGAAAGGTATGTTTCACTGCATCAAAGCCTCTCTTCCTCGCTTAAAAGAGCATGGAGGGGGATCAATTTTAAACATGTGCTCTGTAGCGGCTACAATCGGAATTCCAGATCGCTTTGCCTATTCCATGACCAAAGGTGCGGCACTTTCCATGACCTTGAGCGTCGCCAGAGATTATGTACAAGATGGCATTCGCTGCAATTGCATTTCTCCAGGTCGCGTCCATACTCCGTTTGTAGATGGATTTTTAGCCAAAAACTACCCGGGAAAGGAAAAGGAAATGTTTGAAAAGCTCGCCGCTACCCAGCCCATTGGACGTATGGGCACCCCAGATGAAATCGCAGAATTAGCCTATTTTATCAGCTCTGACGCTGGAAGCTTCATCACTGGAGCCAATTTCAATAGTGACGGTGGATTTATGGGGCTGAAAATGTAAGAATTGAAAGATTCGAAAATTGGAAGATTGAAAAATAAAAACGCCCCACTCCTAACCAAATAATTTTAGCTTACTCATTATACCTATATCATGAAATTAATTCGATTTGGCGAAGCCGGAAAAGAAAAACCAGGAATCCAAGACGCAACCGGAAGAAACCTTGACTGCTCCAACTTTGGAGAAGACTGGAACGAGGAGTTTTTTGGAAGCGAGGGATTAAAGCGCCTTGAGGATTGGCTAAAAGTAAACCAAGCCAACTTACCAGAGGTACCAAAAAATGCGAGAATCGGATCTCCTGTCGCAAGGCCTTCAAAAATCATCTGCATCGGTCTCAATTACCGAAAACATGCCGAAGAAGCGGGAATGGCAGTACCTGAGGTTCCGATTATTTTCATGAAGGCGTCCTCTTCACTTTGTGGACCTTATGACCCGATTTATATCCCGAGAAATTCCAAACAGACCGATTGGGAAGTAGAATTAGCAGTGGTGATCGGCAAGCGTGCCAAGTATGTCACCAAGGAAAATGCCTATGAATACATTGCTGGCTATTGCCTTCACAACGACGTAAGCGAGCGTGACTTCCAACTTAGACATGGAGGTCAATGGGTAAAAGGAAAAAGTGCCGATCATTTCGCACCCCTAGGTCCAACTTTAGTTACCAAGGATGAGATTCCTGATCCCCACAACCTCAGACTTTGGTTGAGGCTGAATGGCAAAATGCTTCAGGATAGTTCTACCTCAGACTTGATTTTTGATATTCCTACCCTAATAGAGCACTTGAGCCAGTACATGACGCTTTTACCTGGAGATGTCATTTCTACTGGTACTCCCGCAGGTGTCGGCATGGGACTAAAACCAAATCCAAGGTATTTGGAACATGGAGACACGGTGGAGTTAGGAATAGAGGGATTAGGTATTTCTAGACAAATCGCCATCAACGATCCCGAAGCATGAAACTAGACGCCCATCAGCATTTTTGGCATTACGATCCAAAGAGGCAAGAATGGATCACCCCAGAAATGGGCCGGATCAGAAGAAATTTTGTTCCTGCTGACCTTTATCCTTTACTTCAGGAGGTTCAAATCGATGGGTGCATAGCCGTTCAGGCCGAGGAAAGTCTCAGAGAAACTGATTTTCTGCTCGACTTAGCCCAAGAACATGAATGGATTATGGGTGTCGTTGGTTGGGCTGATCTCGGACAAGATAATTTGGATGAAGTCTTGGATCAGTATTCCAATCAGGAAAAATTGGTGGGATTCAGAGAAGTTCTTCAAGCCAAAGACCCCCGATACATGCTCCGTGACGAGTTTGTTCGAGGGATGCAAAAACTAAAAGAGCGAGGCTATACCTACGATTTATTGCTGTTTCCGCACCATTTGGAAGCAGCTCTTGAATTGGTAAAAAAATGTCCTGAACAACGAATGGTCATTGATCATCTCGCCAAACCTTTGATTAAAGACGGAGAATGGAGGGACTGGAAAAAGAAGATCAGTCTTCTAGCAGAGCGAGAAATGATCTATTGCAAAATTTCCGGAATGGTAACCGAGGCAGATTGGAAAAAATGGACCTCGGATGATCTCACTCCTTATATGGAAATTGCCTTGGAACTCTTTGGACCAGAACGATTAATGTTTGGTAGCGACTGGCCTGTATGTCTGGTTGCAGGTGAATATGAGCAGGTTTACAAGGTGGTTGATGATTTTATCAGTCCTCTTTCTCCTTCGGAAAAAGCCAACCTAATGGGTGATTCCGCAGTCCAATTTTATGGAATTTAAACTTTCTTGAAATTACGATTCAAATCCAAGTCCATTAACCTGTCTACTTCATCCACCTTTTCGAAAAACTCTTAGTACGATAACTGAAAACTGATAACAGCTATGATCCTCCACCTACAAGACAAAGTCATCTTAGTTTCTGGCGGCGCCAAAGGAATTGGAGGAGCTATTTCCAAGGGACTCATTGAGGAAGGTGCAATTCCAGTAATTATCGATCCATCCGAAAAAGAGGCGAACGAGCTAGTCAAGAAAGCTTCGGGAAAGGCGCTTCATATTCCCATGCGATTGGTGAGTGCTGAAGATTGTCAATCAGCCGTCAATCAAGCTTTAAATACATTTGGAAGAATAGACGGAATCGTAAATAATGCGGGCGCAAATGACGGGGTAGGATTGGAAAAAGGAAACCCAAAAGCTTTTGCCAAATCCATTGCCACGAATCTTTATCACTACTATTACTTAGTTCATTTTGCGCTACCTGAATTAAAGCGAAACCAAGGAGCAATTGTCAATATTTCTTCCAAAACAGCCGTCACTGGACAGGGAGGGACATCAGGATACGTTGCCGCAAAAGGTGCCCAACTTGCCTTGACAAGGGAATGGGCGGTCGAACTCCTTCCCTATCGCATCCGAGTGAATGCAATCCTTCCAGCTGAGGTGTACACCCCGATGTATGAACAATGGATCCAAAGCTTTCCAAATCCAGAAGAAAAACTTGCCGAAATCAGTCGGAGAATTCCCCTTGGTCAGCGAATGACCACCCCTGAAGAAATTGCTTCCATGGCATTATTTCTTCTTTCCGATAAAGCCTCTCACCTCACCGGACAGCATCTCTATGTGGACGGTGGCTATACCCATCTTGACCGAGCCTTATGACCCAAAAACCTGCTCTCGTACCCAAAAACCTCCTCATCCCTTTTATCCTGATCACCTCACTTTTCGCGCTGTGGGGTTTTGCCAATGACATCACCAATCCCATGGTGGCAGCATTTAAGCGAGTACTGGAATTAAATAATACCCAAGCTTCTTGGGTGCAATTGGCTTTTTATGGAGGCTATTTTACCATGGCGCTACCTGCTGCCTTTTTCATTAAAAAATATTCTTATAAAACAGGCGTACTCTTGGGCTTAGGTCTTTACGCTTTTGGAGCTATCTTGTTTTATCCTGCGGCGGCTTGGGAAAGCTATGGCTTTTTCCTTGCAGCTTTATACATTCTAACCTTCGGACTGGCATTTTTGGAAACTACCGCCAATCCCTACATTCTTTCCATGGGCCCAGAAGCGACAGCGACCCAGCGTTTGAATTTGGCACAGGCCTTCAATCCTATGGGAGCTTTGGCTGGATTATTTGTAGCAAAAACATTTATCCTCAACGCGCTGCAGAGCAATAACACCGATGACAGCGGAAATTTGATTTATTACACCCTCGATGCTACAGCTAAGGCCGCAGTCAAAAGCAATGACCTAATGGTGATTCGTAATCCCTATGTGATTTTGGGCTTGGTGGTGATTGCGATTTTGGTGGTGATCACCTTGGTCAAAATGCCTGAAAACAAGGATTCTCATGGTAAAATTGACTTTGGACCTACCATGAAGCGCTTGTTCAAAAACCGAAATTTTGTAGAAGGCACCTTGGCTCAAATGTTTTATGTGGGTGCCCAAATCATGGTTTGGACCTACATCTATCAGTATGCGGAGTCCATTGGAATTACCACCTACCATGCAGTCAACTATGCCTATGCCTCCTTGGGAGTATTTTTGATTGGCCGCTGGGTATGCACGGCTTTGCTTCGAGTTTTGCCACCTGCAAAGCTTCTCGCGGGATTTGCCCTTTTGGCAATGGTATTTACGCTGGGTGCAATTTTCATTCAGGGAATTATGGGCTTGTATAGCTTGGTGGGAATCAGTTTTGCCATGTCTTTGATGTTCCCTACCATTTATGGAATCGCCTTAGAAGGCCTGGGCGAAGATTCAAAATTTGCTGCAGCCTATTTAGTAATGGCCATCGTAGGAGGAGCTATCATGCCTACTTTGCAGGGAATGATTTTGGATTTCGGAGGTACTGGGTACACGGATGTAAAAATTCTCGGAGTTCCTGAGGTTAATTTCTCCTTTGTCTTACCGCTGTTTTGCTTCCTAATGGTTTGGCTGTTTGCGGCTAGAGTGAAAAAAGTGGGGAGTTAAGGAGTTGGGAGGTATGGGAGTTTGGAGGGTGTAGGGCTTAGAAAGACTAAATTGGAAAATGTTAAATACAAGTACTGAAGACCACAATTAATTCAAGATTTAAGGATGACCTATGAGTTTTCAATAGGTCACGTAAATCAAAAATCATAATTCGTAAAACCATGCAAGCCTTCCTCCTAATCTGCGATTTGAAAGATGAACCTGAAGCCATTCAAGCATATGTGGAATGCCATAAAACGGTAGCTCCGGAAATTCTTGAAAGTATCCGAGTGGCAGGGGTTATCCGGATGAGTATCTACCGATGGAGAAACAGATTGAGCATGATACTCGAAGCCGAGGATGATTTTAGCTTTGAAAAGAAAGCCAAATTGGACAACGCCAATCCGAAAGTTCAGGAATGGGAAGCCTTTTTGGGACAATTTAAAACCAACCTTCCTGGCACTCCTGCTAATTGGCGCTGGGCACTATGCGAGAAGATATTTGAATTTAAAGTATAAACTCGTTTGTGAGATATCCTAAGTAAGATTTGAAATTGTAGAAATTAGAATGCCCTTTATCCTATGAAAAAACCCATCCTAACCCTTGCCTTGATGCTGTTGTCTTTGCTGACTTTTGCACAAAATCATGTCATTCCTCTTTGGGAAGGTACGCCTCCTCTCCAGAATCCTTCAGATCTCAAGGAAGAAGCAACCCAACAAGGAATTCTTCGCATTGCCAATGTGCAAACTCCAAGCATTGAGGTCTATCTCCCAACCAAGCAAATTGCAACTGGTGAAGCTGTGGTGATTTTTCCGGGAGGTGGCTATGGAATCTTAGCTTATGATTGGGAAGGAACTGACTTTGCCAAATGGCTAAATGCCCAAGGAATTGCAGGAATCGTGGTCAAATATCGACTTCCAATTTCCAAGTCATTGACAGATCCAAAAGAGGTTCCATTGATGGATGCACAGCGTGCCATTCGCCTAGTCCGCCAAAATGCGGAAGCTTGGAGTATAAATCCATCCAAAATCGGAGTGATGGGATTCTCTGCCGGTGGTCACTTAGCTTCCACAGTTAGTACTCAATATACCCATGAGGTAAATCGTTCAAAGGATGCAATTGACGCCCTTTCGGCAAGACCTGATTTTTCGATTTTGGTGTATCCTGTGATTTCCTTTCGAGACGCGGCTGTTCATTCAGGTTCAAGGAAAAATCTGATCGGGGAAAATGCTTCTCAAGAGCTGATGGACCGTTTTTCAGGAGAACTCAATGTCAATGCTGAAACTCCTCCAACATTCTTGGTTCATGCTCAGGATGACAAAGGCGTGCCAATTGAAAATTCCTTGCTTTACTATCAAGCCCTTCATAAAAACGGAGTAAAGGCTTCCTTACATATCTATCCAAGCGGAGGTCATGGCTTTGGGTTTGGATTGGGAAAAGGAGCTGTGGAAGGATGGAGAGACGTTTTGTTGGCTTGGATGAAAGAGACGATTCAATAGGTAGAGGACAGTCACAGGTTTCAGTGATCAGTCGCAGTTTTCAAGATATTGTCAACAGTCCACAGTCAACTGATTTTAGTACTTGAAGATTTAAGATTGCATGTAATTTTACAGAATGGTGGACCGTGGACTGTCTACCTTTGACATAAAAACAATGCCTATTAAAGTAATTGCCTTCGACGCAGATGACACCCTTTGGGTAAATGAACCTTTTTTCCGTGAGGCTGAGGAAAAGTTCGCCAGCCTTTTGGAAGATTTTATGCCTCAGCATGCCATCATGAAGGAGCTCTATCGAACTGAAATCGACAACCTTCCGCTGTATGGCTATGGAATCAAGGGGTTTATGCTTTCTCTGATCGAAACAGCTCTCCGCATTTCTGACCACAAAGTTCCGGTTACCCTTATTGATAAGGTGATTAAAATCGGGCAAGAAATGCTCGAAAAGCCGGTCGAGTTACTTCCTGGAGTAGAAGAAGTCTTGCAATCGCTCAATGGGGATTACCGAATGGTCCTCGCGACCAAAGGGGATTTGGTTGATCAGGAACGGAAACTTCGCAAGTCAGGCTTGGAAAAATATTTTCACCACATCGAAATTATGAGTGAAAAGCGAGTAACGGATTACGAAAAACTAATCAGGCATTTGGACATCAAGCCTTCTGAATTTTTGATGCTTGGAAACAGTCTTAAGTCCGATATACTTCCTGTTTTGGATTTAGGAGGATTCGGGATTCACATTCCTTTTCACACCACCTGGATTCATGAGCAGGTTGAGCATACTGTCGAGCATGAACGGTTTTTTGAAGTGGGAAATATTGGAAAAGCAGTGGATTTGATCCGAGGAATTGATGCTTAATCCCGGTCAATTCTCCAACACCTGCTTCTCTTCGAGTAAGACCTTTCGAAGCTTCTCATAGGCCAAATCCTGAACGGCTATGCCTTGCTCGATTGCCAAGACTGCAGCGGCAGCGGCACTTTGACCTAGAATCATAAAGACAGGTTCCATCCGAATCGATCCAAATGCAGTATGCGAGCTAGACACACAAACGGGTACCAATAAATTGGTGCATTCTTCTTTCTTGGGAAGTAAAGTTCCATAAGAAATCGAATAGGGTTGCTTCGGATGCACACCGATATCACCTTCATTTTGGACAAAGCCCCCAGCTGTCACAAATCGCTGTGTATTATGGGAATCTAAGGAATACGAACCCATTCCGACGGAGTGAGGAACGTCCTTTGCTCCCAGCACATCGTGTTCAGTCATGACATAAGCACCAAGCATTCGACGAGCTTCACGAACATAAATCTGGTGAGGCCAATTTCCATTATCCACAAATTCATCTTTTGCCAATCCGTATTGAGCCATTTGTTCTCGCACCTTTTCCGGAACTCTAGCATCATTGCCTAAGAAATACATCAACCCTTTTTGGTAATCCTCGTGAGCTTGGATGATTGCTTGGCGTTCTTCATAGCTTGCCTCAGGATAGGCATAATTTTTCCCGATGTAATCGGTGCTAAATGGACCATGATTATTTGTGTCTGTTTTCAAATTGGGGATAGGATCAAATTTCCAAAAAGTCTCATCCCAGCCTGCAGCATACACTCGAGCCAATAATTCATAACGGGTGGAATCGTAATTTTCAGGTCTCGGAAAAGGAACCCGATTGTCAGGATGCCGACTCAACGCCATCCGGAAATTATAAGCCTGCAATCGATGATCCCCTTCCCCATTTTGCCCTGGAGGCTCAGAAGAAATCTCAGGTAAAAGTCCACTGCTCGGATCTCCGGTAATTCGGTATGCGGAAATGGAATCATAGAAATAATGATTGTGTTGAAAAACGCCCACTTGAACTCCGTTCCAGGTTTCTCTATACTGTGCATTTGATTCTCGTCCTACGGTATAGTTCACCCCCGCAGCCGCCATCAGGTCTCCTTCATAGGTTGCATCGATAAACACTTTTCCTCGGTATCTCTTCCCAGAAAGCGTTTGAATCTCAGTGATTTTACCTTCTGCCTTTTGCACTCCCTTTACCCGATCCAACCATTCATTACGGTGGATTTCCAGCCCATATTCTTGGACAAAATCCTCAAAAACCTGTTCAGCTACATGAGGTTCAAAAATCCACATCGTCCGATTTTCACCATCAATAGCAGGAGTTCCTTGCCCCTTATTTCCGTATTCATCCCGTGTTTGCCACTTCCAGGCAGAGTCCTGGGCATAGTGTAAATAGACTCGATGATAAAACTCCCTAGCCAATCCACCAATTACCGCCTTATTCCCAGTATCAGTGAATCCCAATCCCCCTGAAGACAAGCCTCCCAAATGAATATCCGGAGATACTACCAAGACTGACTTTCCCATTTTCTTTGCTTGGATGGCAGCGGTAATCGCTGAAGAAGTCCCGCCGTAGACAATGATATCGGCCTCAAAAAGCTCCTGATCATTGGATGAACATGAGATCAAAAAGAGAAAAGAGAACAGGGAAATAAGTAAAACTCTCATAGGAATGGATGGAGCGTAATGAGTTAACTAGTAATGTGTTTTGATCCTTGAACTTTGGTTACTGATCGTTAATCCTTTGCAAAACTATCCGCTTTTGAATTTAGCAATTCATTATCGGGATGAGCTTCAGAAAAGATCAAAATTTGGTAGCGGAATGTCACGGATTGACCTGGTGCAAGACCAAAATTCAAGGTTTCTTTCCCTCCGCTAAGCTCTTTTTGTCCAAGTGGATTTGCGGAAAATAAGCCATAACCTCTAGCATGCCAATAGGTAGGATAGCCGGGATTGGAGGGATGATCCAAAATCACCAAGGACACCTTTTCATTTTCGAGTTTTCCATCCAAGCTCACCCAATTTCCGCGTGTTCCCCAAACATCATCCCCTTCTTTTCCTGCACTGCTTCGATATTTCCCGGTTACTCCCTCATTGTTCAGGCTTGCCACTGTTGTTGGAATTCCATTCGCATCGGTGAAAATTTCAGGCTTATCGGAAGGATGCTCTAACGCTCTTGCCACTCGAATCGCAAATACA
Above is a window of Algoriphagus sanaruensis DNA encoding:
- a CDS encoding fumarylacetoacetate hydrolase family protein, whose product is MKLIRFGEAGKEKPGIQDATGRNLDCSNFGEDWNEEFFGSEGLKRLEDWLKVNQANLPEVPKNARIGSPVARPSKIICIGLNYRKHAEEAGMAVPEVPIIFMKASSSLCGPYDPIYIPRNSKQTDWEVELAVVIGKRAKYVTKENAYEYIAGYCLHNDVSERDFQLRHGGQWVKGKSADHFAPLGPTLVTKDEIPDPHNLRLWLRLNGKMLQDSSTSDLIFDIPTLIEHLSQYMTLLPGDVISTGTPAGVGMGLKPNPRYLEHGDTVELGIEGLGISRQIAINDPEA
- a CDS encoding alpha/beta hydrolase; translated protein: MKKPILTLALMLLSLLTFAQNHVIPLWEGTPPLQNPSDLKEEATQQGILRIANVQTPSIEVYLPTKQIATGEAVVIFPGGGYGILAYDWEGTDFAKWLNAQGIAGIVVKYRLPISKSLTDPKEVPLMDAQRAIRLVRQNAEAWSINPSKIGVMGFSAGGHLASTVSTQYTHEVNRSKDAIDALSARPDFSILVYPVISFRDAAVHSGSRKNLIGENASQELMDRFSGELNVNAETPPTFLVHAQDDKGVPIENSLLYYQALHKNGVKASLHIYPSGGHGFGFGLGKGAVEGWRDVLLAWMKETIQ
- a CDS encoding amidohydrolase family protein; the encoded protein is MKLDAHQHFWHYDPKRQEWITPEMGRIRRNFVPADLYPLLQEVQIDGCIAVQAEESLRETDFLLDLAQEHEWIMGVVGWADLGQDNLDEVLDQYSNQEKLVGFREVLQAKDPRYMLRDEFVRGMQKLKERGYTYDLLLFPHHLEAALELVKKCPEQRMVIDHLAKPLIKDGEWRDWKKKISLLAEREMIYCKISGMVTEADWKKWTSDDLTPYMEIALELFGPERLMFGSDWPVCLVAGEYEQVYKVVDDFISPLSPSEKANLMGDSAVQFYGI
- a CDS encoding SDR family oxidoreductase: MILHLQDKVILVSGGAKGIGGAISKGLIEEGAIPVIIDPSEKEANELVKKASGKALHIPMRLVSAEDCQSAVNQALNTFGRIDGIVNNAGANDGVGLEKGNPKAFAKSIATNLYHYYYLVHFALPELKRNQGAIVNISSKTAVTGQGGTSGYVAAKGAQLALTREWAVELLPYRIRVNAILPAEVYTPMYEQWIQSFPNPEEKLAEISRRIPLGQRMTTPEEIASMALFLLSDKASHLTGQHLYVDGGYTHLDRAL
- a CDS encoding L-rhamnose mutarotase codes for the protein MQAFLLICDLKDEPEAIQAYVECHKTVAPEILESIRVAGVIRMSIYRWRNRLSMILEAEDDFSFEKKAKLDNANPKVQEWEAFLGQFKTNLPGTPANWRWALCEKIFEFKV
- a CDS encoding HAD family hydrolase, coding for MPIKVIAFDADDTLWVNEPFFREAEEKFASLLEDFMPQHAIMKELYRTEIDNLPLYGYGIKGFMLSLIETALRISDHKVPVTLIDKVIKIGQEMLEKPVELLPGVEEVLQSLNGDYRMVLATKGDLVDQERKLRKSGLEKYFHHIEIMSEKRVTDYEKLIRHLDIKPSEFLMLGNSLKSDILPVLDLGGFGIHIPFHTTWIHEQVEHTVEHERFFEVGNIGKAVDLIRGIDA
- the fucP gene encoding L-fucose:H+ symporter permease → MTQKPALVPKNLLIPFILITSLFALWGFANDITNPMVAAFKRVLELNNTQASWVQLAFYGGYFTMALPAAFFIKKYSYKTGVLLGLGLYAFGAILFYPAAAWESYGFFLAALYILTFGLAFLETTANPYILSMGPEATATQRLNLAQAFNPMGALAGLFVAKTFILNALQSNNTDDSGNLIYYTLDATAKAAVKSNDLMVIRNPYVILGLVVIAILVVITLVKMPENKDSHGKIDFGPTMKRLFKNRNFVEGTLAQMFYVGAQIMVWTYIYQYAESIGITTYHAVNYAYASLGVFLIGRWVCTALLRVLPPAKLLAGFALLAMVFTLGAIFIQGIMGLYSLVGISFAMSLMFPTIYGIALEGLGEDSKFAAAYLVMAIVGGAIMPTLQGMILDFGGTGYTDVKILGVPEVNFSFVLPLFCFLMVWLFAARVKKVGS
- a CDS encoding response regulator, giving the protein MDQNPNHPELILIDDDEILLVILEKMILIVIPNCSIKSFATGTAALDYLKGIEDELTPRFLLIDINLKDMLGWEFISQAEVLNSTNFKSIVITSSVSESNPVIAKQYESVIGFFEKPLTMDVIQKIVQLIQSY
- a CDS encoding FAD-dependent oxidoreductase; the encoded protein is MRVLLISLFSFLFLISCSSNDQELFEADIIVYGGTSSAITAAIQAKKMGKSVLVVSPDIHLGGLSSGGLGFTDTGNKAVIGGLAREFYHRVYLHYAQDSAWKWQTRDEYGNKGQGTPAIDGENRTMWIFEPHVAEQVFEDFVQEYGLEIHRNEWLDRVKGVQKAEGKITEIQTLSGKRYRGKVFIDATYEGDLMAAAGVNYTVGRESNAQYRETWNGVQVGVFQHNHYFYDSISAYRITGDPSSGLLPEISSEPPGQNGEGDHRLQAYNFRMALSRHPDNRVPFPRPENYDSTRYELLARVYAAGWDETFWKFDPIPNLKTDTNNHGPFSTDYIGKNYAYPEASYEERQAIIQAHEDYQKGLMYFLGNDARVPEKVREQMAQYGLAKDEFVDNGNWPHQIYVREARRMLGAYVMTEHDVLGAKDVPHSVGMGSYSLDSHNTQRFVTAGGFVQNEGDIGVHPKQPYSISYGTLLPKKEECTNLLVPVCVSSSHTAFGSIRMEPVFMILGQSAAAAAVLAIEQGIAVQDLAYEKLRKVLLEEKQVLEN
- a CDS encoding PAS domain S-box protein, with amino-acid sequence MRKDSTNFHILVIEDNLGDYFLIEEYFSEHFFHHQLVHVETFQAAKQKLSESKHDWDAIFLDLSLPDHAGEKLIVDILHLAVGVPVIALTGFSDLDFSIKSLSLGISDYLLKDELNSPILYKTLIYAIERKKIVSRLQQSEKKYSDLFQVSPIAMWVFDRQSKKIVDVNHAAVNQYGYSKEEFLELEPLSLWENPDFNSLEIMLQDSRANKTLEEKSHVHFKKNGEKIIVKIDSSPIFFNDIQGDLILVDDITEKTRYIETIENQNKTFHEIAWIQSHVVRAPLARLMGIVNLLETDHKMEPQEVTEMLNFIKSSAFELDKIIREISQKSESIVNQNGSEPESPRINPD
- a CDS encoding SDR family NAD(P)-dependent oxidoreductase, producing the protein MKQLTVLITGGASGIGLAMVKKFAAEGHHVFFIDRNPVEGLKLQMEEHEKGFSVKFLEGDITDYQQVEKLIATIPGKLNVLINNAGISHIGTAESTSEEDFDRVYAVNVKGMFHCIKASLPRLKEHGGGSILNMCSVAATIGIPDRFAYSMTKGAALSMTLSVARDYVQDGIRCNCISPGRVHTPFVDGFLAKNYPGKEKEMFEKLAATQPIGRMGTPDEIAELAYFISSDAGSFITGANFNSDGGFMGLKM